In Mus musculus strain C57BL/6J chromosome 9, GRCm38.p6 C57BL/6J, one genomic interval encodes:
- the Nxpe4 gene encoding NXPE family member 4 isoform X1 — protein MKTLASRKSLWMLLFIVIFWVSFTVFRNPVKLRTMFKLPVSFNRWNLVMGPSCPAVPLNLPVSPKETELRIREVLEKLDKQIPPRPFTHLNYTTSATHSTATILNPRDTHCVGDQLDILVEARDHLGNRKGYGGDFMRARMFSPALKAGASGKVTDFNNGTYLVSFTLFWEGTVSLSILLMHPSEGVSALWRSRKQGYDRIIFSGQFVSGASQVHTECALVLNSSVELCQYLDAQDQEAFYCVKPPNVPCAALTYMQSKNKDVSYLSQQERSLFERSNIAVEIMEKSNAISVSKCNTDTAPVKEKCKLGMVSAIPSGHVWKNAWTPASCSLAPIKMKDCLRGKFIYLMGDSTIRQWMEYFKSKVNTLRSVDLHESGKLQHQLAVDLDEKISIQWQKHGYPLIGSLVYSVKEIENIARIIDRTGGEKNTVIVISLGQHFRPFPIDLFIRRALNVHKALQRLLLRSPDTVVVLKTENTRELNSDVERFSDFHGYTQYLALKDIFQDLNVGVIDAWDMTVAYGINNVHPPEDVVRSQINIFLNYIC, from the exons ATGAAAACGCTGGCCAGTCGTAAGTCACTGTGGATGCTGCTTTTTATAGTCATCTTCTGGGTCTCTTTTACAGTTTTCAGAAACCCTGTGAAG CTACGGACCATGTTCAAGTTGCCTGTGTCCTTCAATCGCTGGAACTTGGTCATGGGACCCTCATGCCCTGCAGTGCCTCTGAACCTACCAGTTTCACCAAAAGAGACAGAACTGAGAATCAGGGAGGTCCTGGAGAAACTAGACAAACAGATCCCTCCCAGACCCTTCACCCACCTCAACTACACCACAAGCGCCACACACAGTACAGCCACCATCCTCAACCCTCGGGATACACACTGTGTGGGGGACCAGCTGGACATCCTGGTAGAGGCTAGAGACCACCTAGGAAACAGGAAGGGGTATGGTGGGGACTTCATGAGGGCCAGGATGTTCTCCCCagccctgaaggcaggagcttcTGGAAAGGTGACAGACTTCAACAATGGCACTTACCTCGTCAGCTTCACTCTGTTCTGGGAGGGCACGGTCTCCCTGTCTATCCTGCTCATGCACCCCAGTGAAGGGGTGTCAGCTCTCTGGAGATCAAGGAAACAGGGCTACGACAGAATCATCTTCTCAGGCCAGTTTGTCAGTGGTGCTTCTCAGGTCCACACTGAATGTGCCCTGGTTCTAAATTCAAGTGTTGAGCTGTGCCAGTATCTGGATGCCCAGGACCAAGAAGCTTTCTACTGTGTGAAGCCTCCAAATGTGCCCTGTGCAGCTCTCACCTACATGCAGTCAAAGAACAAGGATGTTTCCTATCTTAGCCAACAAGAAAGGAGCCTCTTTGAAAG GTCAAATATAGCTGTGGAGATTATGGAAAAATCCAATGCGATTAGTGTCTCCAAATGCAACA CAGACACAGCTCCAGTGAAGGAGAAATGCAAGCTCGGGATGGTATCTGCAATCCCTAGTGGGCACGTCTGGAAAAACGCATGGACTCCTGCCTCCTGCAGTCTGGCTCCAATCAAAATGAAAGACTGCCTGAGGGGAAAATTTATCTATCTAATGGGTGATTCCACAATCCGCCAGTGGATGGAATACTTCAAAAGCAAAGTCAACA CACTGAGGTCCGTGGACCTGCATGAGAGTGGGAAACTGCAACACCAACTTGCCGTGGACTTGGATGAGAAAATCAGCATCCAGTGGCAAAAACATGGTTACCCTCTTATCGGGTCATTGGTCTACTCTGTCAAAGAAATAGAGAACATTGCACGGATAATTGACAGAACTGGAGGAGAGAAAAACACAGTCATCGTCATTTCTCTGGGCCAGCATTTCAGACCCTTTCCCATTGATCTTTTTATCCGAAGGGCCCTCAATGTTCACAAAGCTCTTCAGCGTCTTCTCCTGAGAAGCCCGGACACTGTGGTGGTCCTCAAAACAGAAAACACCAGGGAGTTAAACAGCGACGTGGAGAGGTTTAGTGACTTCCATGGTTACACGCAGTATCTTGCCTTAAAGGATATTTTCCAGGATCTCAATGTGGGTGTCATTGATGCCTGGGACATGACAGTTGCATATGGCATAAACAATGTCCACCCACCAGAGGATGTAGTTAGAAGTCAAATTAATATATTCTTAAACTACATTTGCTAG
- the Nxpe4 gene encoding NXPE family member 4 isoform X2 has product MKTLASRKSLWMLLFIVIFWVSFTVFRNPVKLRTMFKLPVSFNRWNLVMGPSCPAVPLNLPVSPKETELRIREVLEKLDKQIPPRPFTHLNYTTSATHSTATILNPRDTHCVGDQLDILVEARDHLGNRKGYGGDFMRARMFSPALKAGASGKVTDFNNGTYLVSFTLFWEGTVSLSILLMHPSEGVSALWRSRKQGYDRIIFSGQFVSGASQVHTECALVLNSSVELCQYLDAQDQEAFYCVKPPNVPCAALTYMQSKNKDVSYLSQQERSLFERSNIAVEIMEKSNAISVSKCNNTAPVKEKCKLGMVSAIPSGHVWKNAWTPASCSLAPIKMKDCLRGKFIYLMGDSTIRQWMEYFKSKVNTLRSVDLHESGKLQHQLAVDLDEKISIQWQKHGYPLIGSLVYSVKEIENIARIIDRTGGEKNTVIVISLGQHFRPFPIDLFIRRALNVHKALQRLLLRSPDTVVVLKTENTRELNSDVERFSDFHGYTQYLALKDIFQDLNVGVIDAWDMTVAYGINNVHPPEDVVRSQINIFLNYIC; this is encoded by the exons ATGAAAACGCTGGCCAGTCGTAAGTCACTGTGGATGCTGCTTTTTATAGTCATCTTCTGGGTCTCTTTTACAGTTTTCAGAAACCCTGTGAAG CTACGGACCATGTTCAAGTTGCCTGTGTCCTTCAATCGCTGGAACTTGGTCATGGGACCCTCATGCCCTGCAGTGCCTCTGAACCTACCAGTTTCACCAAAAGAGACAGAACTGAGAATCAGGGAGGTCCTGGAGAAACTAGACAAACAGATCCCTCCCAGACCCTTCACCCACCTCAACTACACCACAAGCGCCACACACAGTACAGCCACCATCCTCAACCCTCGGGATACACACTGTGTGGGGGACCAGCTGGACATCCTGGTAGAGGCTAGAGACCACCTAGGAAACAGGAAGGGGTATGGTGGGGACTTCATGAGGGCCAGGATGTTCTCCCCagccctgaaggcaggagcttcTGGAAAGGTGACAGACTTCAACAATGGCACTTACCTCGTCAGCTTCACTCTGTTCTGGGAGGGCACGGTCTCCCTGTCTATCCTGCTCATGCACCCCAGTGAAGGGGTGTCAGCTCTCTGGAGATCAAGGAAACAGGGCTACGACAGAATCATCTTCTCAGGCCAGTTTGTCAGTGGTGCTTCTCAGGTCCACACTGAATGTGCCCTGGTTCTAAATTCAAGTGTTGAGCTGTGCCAGTATCTGGATGCCCAGGACCAAGAAGCTTTCTACTGTGTGAAGCCTCCAAATGTGCCCTGTGCAGCTCTCACCTACATGCAGTCAAAGAACAAGGATGTTTCCTATCTTAGCCAACAAGAAAGGAGCCTCTTTGAAAG GTCAAATATAGCTGTGGAGATTATGGAAAAATCCAATGCGATTAGTGTCTCCAAATGCAACA ACACAGCTCCAGTGAAGGAGAAATGCAAGCTCGGGATGGTATCTGCAATCCCTAGTGGGCACGTCTGGAAAAACGCATGGACTCCTGCCTCCTGCAGTCTGGCTCCAATCAAAATGAAAGACTGCCTGAGGGGAAAATTTATCTATCTAATGGGTGATTCCACAATCCGCCAGTGGATGGAATACTTCAAAAGCAAAGTCAACA CACTGAGGTCCGTGGACCTGCATGAGAGTGGGAAACTGCAACACCAACTTGCCGTGGACTTGGATGAGAAAATCAGCATCCAGTGGCAAAAACATGGTTACCCTCTTATCGGGTCATTGGTCTACTCTGTCAAAGAAATAGAGAACATTGCACGGATAATTGACAGAACTGGAGGAGAGAAAAACACAGTCATCGTCATTTCTCTGGGCCAGCATTTCAGACCCTTTCCCATTGATCTTTTTATCCGAAGGGCCCTCAATGTTCACAAAGCTCTTCAGCGTCTTCTCCTGAGAAGCCCGGACACTGTGGTGGTCCTCAAAACAGAAAACACCAGGGAGTTAAACAGCGACGTGGAGAGGTTTAGTGACTTCCATGGTTACACGCAGTATCTTGCCTTAAAGGATATTTTCCAGGATCTCAATGTGGGTGTCATTGATGCCTGGGACATGACAGTTGCATATGGCATAAACAATGTCCACCCACCAGAGGATGTAGTTAGAAGTCAAATTAATATATTCTTAAACTACATTTGCTAG